Part of the Coregonus clupeaformis isolate EN_2021a chromosome 8, ASM2061545v1, whole genome shotgun sequence genome, GGATTTATGCTATTCTGTACATAgctgcgggaagtaggggtgctgtagcaccccctgaaaaatcagagTAAAAAACTATATattaataaaaaatatgtattttctttctcacaaaagtagtgcactgggcctttaatagtgctgtattagcggaccgatatagctGATGTAGTGCAGGCAAAAATATTTTTTCagcaacccccccccccttgaaagtacaattaaaaaataaaacgCAGCGCCTCCAAACTACTTCCCGCAGCTATGATTCTGTATTGTTAGATAAAGCGCATTGGCCGCTGACAAGCGCACAGTCATCTCATTGGCCTGTAGGTTTTGTCCATCAGAGAACCTGGCCCGCCTACCCCTTATAAATTGCCAGACAGCGCAATCCAATATATTTTACACGTAGCGTATCTTCTACTTTGAACAGAGACACGGAAAACGTTGCGCCCTTTTGACAAGTAAGTCCGCCCGCTCGCCACTACAGCAAAACAATGGAAGGAAGTCAGCAAAAGGTGGAGGCTAATTTCTTACTGCTTGGAGCTGAAAGCGTCGGTAAATCTGGTGAGCACAATTTAATTAATCCTTGAACTTTAATTGCACTTTTATTCATGACATTGACAGTATTTGGGCACCATGAAGAGCATATTTTTGTGGTCATTGAAAGTAGACGAGTTATGATGGCCAACTGCAACGTAGAATGTCTTTCCTGGTGTAGGCCTAATATATTTACTGATCAACTCATTAATTGCGCTATTTTCTGCCCTCAGCTCTCACCGTGCGGTTTCTCACTAGAAGGTTTATCGGCGAATACGGCGATATTGGTAAGTATTGGTCTTTTGACTTGAACCATTGGTAATGATATAATTGCATTCAAATCAAAAGGTTACAGTAGATCAAACCAAATATCTAAATGATCCGTTATTTTTGCCTTTACAGAATCCATCTACAGTCATACTGACAGAATAGACGGGCGGGAGATCTGCTTCAATATCTGGGACTCACTTTGCCCCCAGGTGAGGCAAAACATCGTATCATGATAATAACGTCATAATGGTAACAACAAAGACTTTGACTAGTGGATACTCAAACAGGCAGAGCATTCTGGAGTTTTTCTATTAAACAAGGAGGTTAAACGGTTTACTAAATTTAATGTATTATGTCTTCATTTGTTTTAGAATGATGAGGGTGCAGGACACATCAGCGACAGACAACTCCAGTGGGCGGACGGTTTCATCCTGGTTTACAGCATATGTGACCGTGCCAGCTTCAACGTGGTGCGACAACAGGTGAAGCGCATCCGGCAAGCCAAAAGCAAATTCTCCGGCGCACCTCCCATCGTCATCGTGGGGAATAAACGCGACCTCCAGCATCGCCGCACCGTCTCCAGCGAGGAAGGACGCCTCCTCACTCTTTCCACAAACTGTGGCTTCTTCGAGATTTCTGCAGCGGAGACCTACCACGGGGTACAGCTGGTATTTCACGAACTGCTCGACCTTATCCGAGAGGCAAGGGCGCTCAAGAAGGGGGCAGCTGGGATTAAGGGTATCGTGAGAAGCATGTCCGCCGTTTTCGGGAGGAAGAGAACGGAGTAGTTCCAATAGCCTAATATGAGAGACAATGAGATGATAGTTATGCATCTAAACGGTCCAGGACTTGTTTGTGCGTGAAATGAAGTGGATAGTTACGTTTCCATATTGGAATAGGTCAATGCGGCCTAACTGAATTCACGCTGGTTGGATTCTTACTCAAATGAGAATATTGACAATCAAATCCCGTCGAACGTTTTGAGATGGGCCTTTGGACAACCTACTTACTGCAAAATAAATACTATTGACTGTCTATGAGGTCGGGTGCCCTAAAGTAGCATTACATGTCCAACTCGTTAGATTGCCTTGCAACATGCCATACAATTAATTGCCAATTTTAAAGCAAATGGTATCTTGTTTAAATGCCTGGAAGAAGTATTGTAGAAAACCTATGTGCAATAGACAAGGATTTCTTTCTCTTCACTAAGCTGTATCAGCATGCATAATGTTCTAAGGGTCAGGCCTGCTTGGTCTTATCATTGGCACAGTCCTTTTTTGGACTATTGACAATCTATGCAAGACAGACAAGAATGTGTAGCTGTTTCACTCATTATACTGGTGTGATCATTACACTTGCTGCCTCAGTTAGTATACATGTAGCTTTGCTGTGTCTCCATCATGCCACCTACATCACACTTCAAGGCATCTTGAAAGGCCAGCCATTGGGGGACCATTCTCTGTTCATCTTTAGGAAGTTAATTAATGTCAATACCCTCTATTTGTCTGAGTGTGCTGTACATTTGATATCTTCGAAGAATGAAGAGGCCCACTTGATTTTTTTTCATAGGGGTGTTAATGCATGGGCAAACTTATCTATTTCATTATACTACTGATTCTATTTAAAAAATGGTTTGTAACTTTTCATGACTGATGAAAACTGAAGTCATGTTTGTTATACAAGTCATTAGACTTTAACTGAACAAAGTGTACATACTACAGAACTTTGTCCTACGATTTCATAATAAAATGTGAAACAAATGCTTAAGTGAAGTCTTTATATTTTTTCAAGCTCTGTTTGTCAAGCCATGCTGGAGATCATTTTTTAAATGAACTTTAAGAGGGGAGCATCTTCTCACACAATCCAGCTAGAGGTAAAGATTAACCAAACCATATCTTAATCCTCTTCACAGACACTTCACAAATTTCTGACAGAAAAATGGATTGTCATTGAGCTGTCAATTTAGATCATCTCAACTAAGGTTTCCAAGGTTATTTGGACAGAAATCCATTAAATTCCATAATGTGAAGGGTAAAACACACCAAACTTAATGCGAAAGCACAAAAATTTGATATTCAAAAAAGTTATCCTTTATTGTGCTTACTCACAAATCAGAAATCTCTCAAATAATTCTGTCAAAGCAGCCCCAAGATCGCTGAACTGAGCTTTCCAAGCCTAATCCCATAGACTCCCTATGGCGAAAGCAGCCAATCTAACCCCCCAGCACCCATCAATGTTGACCTCTTAACCAAGGTCAACTACAAGGGAAATGCAGTCAATCACCCTGTGCACTTAAACTCTGCCCTTCAAAGCCATTTCCTCCACTGCATTCGACTTCACTGACCAAATGAAACCGGAACAAACGAACATCCTCATTCACATCAAAAGAGGGGAGCTCGTGGCACCTCATTGCCCCCTTATTTACGCTTTGTTTATACCTGGTCCTGTGTCCTGAtgttgtccacattctgattgtgcccagaTGTGTCTACACATGTTGTTAAAATGTGTATTTTATATGTCCACTGTGTACtcattgtgaccagatttcctggtACCTCCCTCTATGCAAATGATTTGACAGTTattcttaaaaatatatatacagtgagggaaaaaagtatttgatcccctgctgattttgtaagtttgcccactgacaaagaaatgatcagtctataattttaatggtaggtttatttgaacagtgagagacagaataacaacaaaaaaatccagataaacgcatgtcaaaaatgttataaattgatttgcattttaatgagggaaataagtatttgaccccctctcaatcagaaagatttctggctcccaggtgtattttatacaggtaacgagctgagattaggagcacactcttaaagggagtgctcttaatctcagcttgttacctgtataaaagacacctgtccacagaagcaatcaatcaatcagattccgaactctccaccatggccaagaccaaagagctctcagaggatgtcagggacaagactacacaaggctggaatgggctacaagaccatcgccaagcagcttggtaagaaggtgacaacagttggtgcgattattcgcaaatggaagaaacacaaaatacctgtcaatctccctcggcctggggctccatacaagatctcacctcgtggagttgcaatgatcatgagaacggtgaggaatcagcccagaacgacacgggaggatcttgtcaatgatctcaaggcagctgggaccatagtcaccaagaaaacaattggtaacgcactatgccgtgaaggactgaaatcctgcagcgcccgcaaggtccccctgctcaagaaagcacatatacaggcctgtctgaagtttgccaatgaacatctgaatgattcagaggagaactgggtgaaagagttgtggtcagatgagaccaaaatggagctctttggcatcaactcaactcgccgtgtttggaggaggaggaatgctgcctatgaccccaagaacaccatccccaccgtcaaacatggaggtggaaacattatgctttgggtgtgtttttctgctaaggggacaggacaacttcaccgcatcaaagggatgatggacggggccatgtaccgtcaaatcttgggtgagaacctccttccctcagccagggcattgaaaatgggtcatggatgggtattccagcatgacaatgacccaaaacacatggccaaggcaacaaaggagtggctcaagaaggagaacattaaggtcctggagtggcctagccagtctccagaccttaatcccatagaaaatctgtagagggagctgaaggtttgagttgccaaacgtcagcctcgaaaccttaatgacttggagaagatctgcaaagaggagtggaacaaaatccctcctgagatgtgtgcaaacctggtggccaactacaagaaacatctgacctctgtgattgccaacaagagtttcgccaccaagtactaagtcatgttttgcagaggggtcaaatacttatttccctcattaaaatgcaaattaatttataacatttttgacatgtgtttttctggatttttttgttgttattctgtctctcactgttcaaataaacctaccattaaaattatagactgatcatgtctttgtcagtgggcaaacatacaaaatcagcaggggagcaatcacttttttccctcactgcagtcatttatttatttgaagATATATTTAAGTCAATGATTTTAGAGAGTGGTTTAAATGGTTTTACTTTCCAGGTCCgtctacacttgtaagatatccagTGACAATGCGTGCGTGACTACCTCTGGAGATagtcaggaagatctgatcacattCAGATCACAATGCGTCTTTTAACCGTCTACACCTGTCTTAAAATTTGGACTCAATCAGAATGTGGATCAGGATAAAGGATGCATGTTACAACCAGGTGTAAACGGGGCTAAAGAAGCGAAAAGTCCATGCCCACCTTCCATAACACACAGAGCCTCTCATGCTTCTCAATGTGTTCTCGTCCTTATCACCGCTGGTTGCCACAGGTTCACTGCGTGTCGCTGCCTGTCTGTCCCCTGCCAAGAAGCCTATTCTTCACTGACACTCCTCGTTTAGGTCCCACTCCTCGGACGTAACTACATTGGGATCACCGGGTCTCCTCCAGACTCTCCTTAACCTTTCCATGACATTTCTTtaaaagagagaaggaagggggagTCTCAACTGTCTATATGAACTTCCTTCTGTCCTTGTGGACACACAATGATGCTTTATGAAAATACTATAGATACATTAGAGTggtcaaattagtggattcggctatttcagccacacccgttgttttaaggtgtataaaatcgagcacacagccatgcaatctccatagacaaacattggcagtagaatggcctaactgaagacctcagtgaatttcaatgtggcaacgtcataggatgccacatttccaagtcagttcgtcatattgctgccctgctagagctgccccagtcaactgtatgtgctgttattgtgaagtggaaacgtctaggagcaacaacggctcagccgcgaagtggtagaccacacaagctcacagaatgtgaccgccgagtgctgaagcgcatagcgtgtataaatcatctgtcctcgcttgcaacactcactaccgagttccaatctgactctggaagcaacgttagcacaataactgttcgtcgggagcttcatgaaatgggtttccatggccgagcagcctaagatcaccatgcacaatgccaagcgtcagctggagtagagtaaagctcgccgccattggacttcggagcagtggaaacgcatactctggagtgatgaatcacgcttcaccatctgacaaatctgggtttggtggatgccaggggAACACTACCTGACCGAATGGAAGTgtcaactgtaacgtttggtggaggaggaataatggtctggggctgtttttcatggtttgggctaggccccttagttccagtgaaaggaaatcttaactctacagcatacaacgacattctagacgattctgtgcttccaacattgtggcaacagtttggggaaggccctttgcggtttcagcatgacaatgcccccgtgcacaaagcaaggtccatacagaaatggtttgttgagatcggtgtggaagatcttgactggccttcacagagccctgacctcaaccccatcgaacacctttgggataaattggaacgcagactgcgagccagtcctaatcgcccaacatcagtgcctgacctcactaatgctcttgtggctgaatggaagcttgtccctgcagcaatgttccaacatctagtggaaagccttctcagaagagtggaggttgttatagtagtaaaggggggaccaactccatattaatggtcatgattttggaatgagatgttcgacgagcagatgtccacatacttttggtaatgtagtgtatcatACACTTCTCAACCATATCCCATACACATAATACTGTAATACATTACGAATGCATGTCAATGGAGTTAAGGATTAACTatagggatagttcacccaaattacaaaaaggcatattggtttccttaccctgtaagaagtatatggacaaggtatgacagcaatccatgctttggtttaatTTCCCTGGCACAAACGTTTTAGTATTTGTGGCAggaatcccattcaagtcatgtgACCGATATTAGCATGTGACCGATATtaggattgctgtcataccttgtcaaattcaatcaatcaaatgtatatataaagccctttttacatcagcagatgtcacaaagtgctatacagaaaacccagcctaaaaccccaaacagcaagcaatgcagatgtagaagcgcGGCGGCTAGGAAaatctccctagaaaggcagaaacctagaaagaaacctagagaggaaccaggttctgaggggtggagattataacagtacatggccgtTAAGAACATaattttctccaagatgttcaaacgttcatagatgaccagcagggtcaaataataataaaTGTCCATAGACTCTTACAGGGTAAGGAcaccaatgtgtcattttgtaacTATCCCAGGAGGGAGGACCACACTTGTATTATGCACGTCATATaaagtacactgagtataccaaacattaggaacaccttcctaacattgagttgcacccccttttcccctcagaacagcctcaattcgtcggggcatggactctacaagatgtcgactccaatgcttcccacagttgtgtgaagttggctggatggcctttgtgtggtggaccattgttgatacacacgggaaactgttgagtgtgagaaacccagcagcgttgcagttcttgacaaaccggtgcgcctggcacctactgccataccccgttcaaaggcacctctgaatggcacacatacacaatccatgtctcaattatctcaaggcttaaaaatccttctttaatctgtctcctcccctacatctacactgattgaagtggatttaacaagtgacatcaataagggatcatagcttttacctggattcacctggtcagtctatgtcatgtaaagagcaggtgttcttaatgttttgtattttcAGTGTACAGTTCAAGTACTTGTATTTGTGCAACCTATACCAGGCCTATAGTGGGCGTCTCTCGCCTGAACGGATAGGTTGGTATGTAGAATGAAGTACTATCAGTATGTCATACTGCATACAGCATGTAGCTACCACAGCTTCTGCCTTCCCATTAACGGTGTCCATGGAGACCAACAGCGATACAGGGAATGTACAGCTCTGGCAGGGGTGGGAGTGCGGGATTTCCTTTTCCATTTCTCCATGGCAACTATTATTTTCCCGAGGCGTTTGCCTGTTGCATACATACGTGATAATACTTACATGTGCAGTACATCCATACAGTATGTGATGTAATGTAtctgggggagggggtggggcaAATGTGGCTATTGGGTTAGGGGTTCTGAGCCGATGCACAAATTAAGTTTCGTGAGGAACATTAGTTTAGAGCAGTCTCCTGTTATGAAATCCACCCCTTCCCACTCCATGCCACCCCCGGAAACATGTGATGCAAGCAACAACAAACATTTGGCTCTACAGCGCTTCAATCAGTACTCATGAATATGAATGTAGAGGCTCATGGCAACAACAACACCATCATTGACACTTATCTGTAACGAGTGGGAGGTATCTTGTCGGTTGGAGTACAGGTTGGTGTGTCACACAGACTGAGAGCTGCCACGATGTCATCGTTGTGGGACGGAATGGAGAAGGGAAACACGGTGTCCATGGCAACCGGGACCGTCACTGTTGCTAACGGTCTCTCACCCACGCAAAAGCTCCCACGCCATCGAGGAAGCAAGCACCGCCGGGAAGATCCCACAGAATGAACTCTACTTCCGATCAGCAGTGGGGGGTTGGGAGGTTAGGGGCACGTTGGCGAGAGATAGTGGGCGTCTTTTTCTCTGAATCACAGCGAGGATTCTCCAGAAGCTCCGGGGGTTTCACCTGTGCCAACGAACGAGGAGCACAGAAACACAGCTCGCAGCTTCTTTCAGGCACgtcgttaacacacacacacagagacccccccccccacacacacacacccacacacacatgcccacCACTGCCTCCTCTCAGTCAATGACGCTGACACACAAGGCCGGAGAGACCAGTTTGTTTTTAGGACACATGGCTGTTCATTCACAGACAGGATGTGGAGTACCAGCTGCCTGAGTTATCCAAGTGTCCAGGGCCAGCCAGAGGCTTACAGACCCAGCTactggggggtggaggagggagaggggacttGGATATGTCCGGGGTTGAGGGGCCGCAGATGTTCACATTACCGGTAGACCTCCGGTTGGAT contains:
- the LOC121572852 gene encoding ras-related and estrogen-regulated growth inhibitor-like protein, translating into MEGSQQKVEANFLLLGAESVGKSALTVRFLTRRFIGEYGDIESIYSHTDRIDGREICFNIWDSLCPQNDEGAGHISDRQLQWADGFILVYSICDRASFNVVRQQVKRIRQAKSKFSGAPPIVIVGNKRDLQHRRTVSSEEGRLLTLSTNCGFFEISAAETYHGVQLVFHELLDLIREARALKKGAAGIKGIVRSMSAVFGRKRTE